Proteins from a genomic interval of Streptomyces sp. Tu6071:
- a CDS encoding helix-turn-helix transcriptional regulator: MRTVEGTSTRTAGGGTATASGRTATASGTAPGGGSVSAGAPVGATASAGAPKGDTAAERRRELAAFLRSRRERITPEQVGLARGPRRRTPGLRREEVATLAAVGVTWYTWLEQARDIQVSAQVLDAVARALLLDPHERRHVFGLAHVTDPAPGTRCPVVTDAVRAMLDQLEPLAACVQNSRYDILAHNRVYGLMLCDLEEVAPEDRNCMVLSCVNEEWRDSFSDGEGSLRVMAAKFRSAMADHLDEPAYRALHARLMRNPQFRAHWERQEIIDSTSRTKHFRNRHVGLLTVIHTDLWLGPSHGPRLVTYTPADAETRRRMERLREMSLEREARRAAERGADREADGTEVCAA, translated from the coding sequence ATGCGGACGGTCGAGGGAACGAGCACCAGGACGGCGGGCGGCGGAACGGCCACGGCGAGCGGCCGAACGGCCACGGCGAGCGGTACGGCACCGGGCGGCGGCAGCGTGAGCGCCGGAGCCCCCGTCGGCGCCACCGCGAGCGCCGGGGCGCCGAAGGGCGACACCGCCGCCGAGCGGCGCCGCGAGCTGGCCGCCTTCCTGCGCAGCCGCCGCGAGCGCATCACGCCCGAGCAGGTCGGCCTCGCGCGCGGCCCCCGGCGCCGCACCCCCGGGCTGCGCCGCGAGGAGGTCGCGACCCTCGCCGCCGTCGGCGTGACCTGGTACACGTGGCTGGAGCAGGCCCGCGACATCCAGGTCTCGGCGCAGGTGCTCGACGCCGTCGCCCGCGCCCTCCTCCTCGACCCGCACGAGCGCCGCCACGTCTTCGGCCTCGCGCACGTCACGGACCCCGCCCCCGGCACCCGCTGCCCGGTCGTCACCGACGCGGTCCGCGCCATGCTCGACCAGCTCGAACCCCTCGCCGCCTGCGTGCAGAACAGCCGTTACGACATCCTCGCCCACAACCGCGTCTACGGGCTCATGCTGTGCGACCTCGAAGAGGTGGCCCCCGAGGACCGCAACTGCATGGTCCTGTCCTGCGTGAACGAGGAGTGGCGCGACTCCTTCTCCGACGGCGAGGGCTCCCTGCGCGTCATGGCCGCCAAGTTCCGCTCCGCGATGGCCGACCACCTCGACGAGCCCGCCTACCGCGCCCTGCACGCCCGCCTCATGCGCAACCCGCAGTTCCGCGCGCACTGGGAGCGGCAGGAGATCATCGACTCCACCTCGCGCACCAAGCACTTCCGCAACCGGCACGTCGGCCTGCTCACCGTCATCCACACCGACCTGTGGCTCGGCCCCTCGCACGGCCCCCGCCTCGTCACCTACACCCCGGCGGACGCGGAGACGCGGCGGCGCATGGAGCGGCTGCGCGAGATGTCGCTGGAGCGCGAGGCCCGGCGGGCGGCCGAGCGGGGCGCGGACCGGGAGGCGGACGGCACGGAGGTGTGCGCGGCGTGA
- a CDS encoding APC family permease, translating to MNASRRGGDEEPGLPHPSELLPPLDPEQLDVLAELGRRWPRLAPYRPRTYEALPVDPDLGEFRRAEVGRGPFGRLAPVGPLAPPRTEDREAEDTADGGPGGAPTPLHRARRLLLGAPLRSTTLAHESMRKLVALPVLAADALSSVAYGPEALLTVLVLAGTAGLDWALPIAATIAFLMLAVGLSYRQTIRAYPHGGGSYIVASDNLGRVPGLLAAGGLLIDYVLTVAVSLSAGIAAVTSALPALRPAVVPLGLAAVALLLLGNLRGVRQAGMIFAAPTYAFLIAVLALVVSSLADAAHRDFVPVPPTLPHATEGVGVLLVMRAFASGSTAMTGIEAISNAVPAFRPVRWRNARTTLTWMTGLLIALFAGVVASAHFSGVVPGGGETVLSHMARLTFGPGFLYGYTQAATAAVLLLAANTAYNDCPRVLHLLARDDHAPHIFQRQGDRLAFNNGITALSATAALVFVAFDGETAALIPLYAVGVFLAFTLSQAGMVAHWHRRRTEPHRRKNLLFNATGCVLSGLVLVTAAITKFLEGAWVALLAIAVFVVLASRVRGHYATVRAALRLRPQAVTHVDARLPVKDTVPEETGAREEGPACRGEEEETPQQVRHLTVVALAVLDLSGLRALAYAASLGQPLLALHISPGEAEADRFRDYWDRWGDHVPLHVVLSPYRALIAPLVHYIATLHAERPDLTITVVLPEIVPRHPHHRLLHSHDAARLRRALRPLPKIVITEVPFHVP from the coding sequence GTGAACGCGTCCCGCCGGGGCGGAGACGAGGAACCCGGTCTCCCGCACCCCTCCGAGCTCCTGCCACCCCTCGACCCCGAACAGCTCGACGTGCTCGCCGAGCTGGGCCGGCGCTGGCCGCGCCTGGCCCCGTACCGCCCCAGGACGTACGAAGCGCTGCCCGTCGACCCCGACCTCGGCGAGTTCCGCCGCGCCGAGGTGGGCCGCGGTCCCTTCGGCCGCCTCGCCCCCGTCGGTCCGCTCGCCCCGCCCCGTACCGAGGACCGCGAAGCCGAGGACACCGCCGACGGGGGCCCCGGGGGCGCCCCGACGCCCCTCCACCGCGCCCGCCGCCTCCTCCTCGGCGCCCCCCTGCGCAGCACCACGCTCGCCCACGAGAGCATGCGCAAGCTCGTCGCGCTGCCCGTGCTCGCCGCCGACGCGCTCTCCTCGGTCGCGTACGGGCCCGAGGCGCTGCTCACCGTGCTCGTGCTCGCGGGCACGGCCGGGCTCGACTGGGCGCTGCCGATCGCGGCGACGATCGCGTTCCTCATGCTCGCCGTCGGACTGTCGTACCGGCAGACGATCCGCGCCTATCCGCACGGCGGCGGCTCGTACATCGTCGCGAGCGACAACCTCGGGCGCGTGCCGGGGCTGCTCGCCGCGGGCGGGCTCCTCATCGACTACGTACTCACCGTCGCCGTATCCCTCTCGGCCGGGATCGCCGCCGTCACCTCCGCGCTGCCCGCGCTGCGCCCCGCGGTCGTGCCGCTCGGGCTCGCCGCCGTCGCGCTGCTCCTGCTCGGCAACCTGCGGGGCGTCCGGCAGGCCGGGATGATCTTCGCGGCGCCGACGTACGCCTTCCTGATCGCCGTCCTCGCCCTCGTCGTCTCCTCCCTGGCCGACGCGGCGCACCGCGACTTCGTGCCCGTGCCGCCGACGCTCCCGCACGCCACCGAGGGCGTCGGCGTCCTCCTCGTCATGCGCGCCTTCGCCTCCGGCTCGACGGCGATGACCGGGATCGAGGCCATCTCCAACGCCGTGCCCGCCTTCCGCCCCGTGCGCTGGCGCAACGCGCGCACGACCCTCACGTGGATGACCGGCCTGCTCATCGCGCTCTTCGCGGGCGTCGTCGCGAGCGCGCACTTCAGCGGCGTCGTCCCGGGCGGCGGCGAGACGGTCCTCTCGCACATGGCGCGCCTGACCTTCGGGCCGGGCTTCCTCTACGGGTACACGCAGGCGGCGACGGCCGCCGTGCTGCTCCTGGCCGCGAACACCGCGTACAACGACTGCCCGCGCGTCCTGCACCTGCTCGCGCGCGACGACCACGCCCCGCACATCTTCCAGCGCCAGGGCGACCGGCTCGCCTTCAACAACGGCATCACCGCGCTCTCGGCGACCGCCGCGCTCGTCTTCGTCGCCTTCGACGGCGAGACCGCCGCGCTCATCCCGCTCTACGCGGTCGGCGTCTTCCTCGCCTTCACGCTCTCGCAGGCGGGCATGGTCGCGCACTGGCACCGCCGCCGCACCGAGCCGCACCGCCGCAAGAACCTGCTCTTCAACGCGACGGGCTGCGTGCTCTCCGGGCTCGTCCTCGTGACGGCGGCGATCACGAAGTTCCTCGAAGGCGCCTGGGTCGCGCTCCTCGCCATCGCCGTCTTCGTCGTGCTCGCCTCCCGGGTACGGGGGCACTACGCGACGGTCCGCGCGGCGCTGCGCCTGCGCCCGCAGGCGGTGACCCACGTGGACGCGCGGCTCCCCGTGAAGGACACGGTGCCGGAGGAGACGGGCGCCCGCGAGGAGGGACCCGCCTGCCGGGGCGAGGAGGAGGAGACGCCGCAGCAGGTACGCCACCTCACCGTCGTCGCGCTCGCCGTGCTCGACCTCTCGGGCCTGCGCGCCCTCGCCTACGCGGCCTCCCTGGGCCAGCCGCTCCTCGCCCTCCACATCAGCCCCGGCGAGGCCGAGGCCGACCGCTTCCGCGACTACTGGGACCGCTGGGGCGACCACGTCCCGCTGCACGTCGTCCTCTCCCCGTACCGCGCCCTCATCGCCCCGCTCGTCCACTACATCGCGACCCTGCACGCCGAGCGCCCCGACCTCACGATCACGGTCGTCCTCCCCGAGATCGTCCCCCGCCACCCCCACCACCGCCTCCTCCACAGCCACGACGCGGCCCGCCTCCGCCGCGCCCTGCGGCCCCTCCCGAAGATCGTGATCACGGAGGTGCCGTTTCACGTGCCGTGA
- a CDS encoding alpha/beta hydrolase, whose amino-acid sequence MTTPRKARRPGRSRGSAPHPALRSPQGLLVPALALALALTALPTAAHASPSSPALTWSPCGSARQECATLTVPLDYSRPHGRTVHLAVSRIRAEGARRGTLAVVPGGPGSSGVRRLADKGAALMAATGGRYDLVSFDPRGVGGSTTAACGLPEEDRRLATVRSWPGAGGGIAENVARSRRTAEACGKNGGAVLASFTTANEVRDLDRLRAALGSARLSVWATSYGTYVAAGYAQKHPGRTARVVLDSSGDPDPARVERGWLANMALGAEDRFPDFAAWAADPARGAERLAERPARVRTRVLGLARELDAHPRATTTPGLALTGGMLLQALQTALYDDAAFPEFAGLVRAADATTAGPVVLPPSLAQPMSQQDAAVTISVICNDVDWPGSVADHARGVAEDRARYPLTGGMPVNITPCSYWKNEPAEPPARITDEGPSNILMVQNLRDPATPYAGALRMRAALGRKARLVSVDSGGHGSYLGTGNACGDAAVTAFLVDGVRPDRDIACP is encoded by the coding sequence ATGACGACTCCTCGGAAAGCCCGGCGCCCCGGCCGCTCGCGCGGCTCCGCCCCCCACCCCGCTCTTCGGTCGCCACAGGGGCTGCTGGTTCCCGCCCTCGCGCTGGCCCTCGCGCTCACCGCCCTCCCCACCGCCGCCCACGCCTCCCCCTCTTCCCCCGCCCTCACCTGGTCCCCCTGCGGCAGCGCCCGCCAGGAGTGCGCCACCCTCACCGTCCCGCTCGACTACTCCCGCCCCCACGGCCGTACCGTCCACCTCGCCGTCAGCCGTATCCGCGCCGAGGGCGCGCGACGCGGGACGCTCGCCGTCGTCCCCGGCGGGCCGGGCAGTTCCGGGGTGCGACGGCTCGCGGACAAGGGGGCCGCGCTCATGGCCGCGACCGGCGGGCGGTACGACCTCGTGAGCTTCGACCCGCGTGGGGTCGGCGGCAGCACGACGGCCGCTTGCGGACTGCCCGAGGAGGACCGGCGGCTCGCGACGGTCCGGTCCTGGCCGGGTGCGGGGGGCGGCATCGCGGAGAACGTGGCGCGCTCGCGCCGTACCGCCGAAGCCTGCGGGAAGAACGGCGGGGCGGTGCTCGCGAGCTTCACGACCGCCAACGAGGTCCGCGACCTGGACCGCCTCCGGGCCGCGCTCGGCAGCGCGAGGCTGTCCGTGTGGGCGACGTCCTACGGCACGTACGTGGCGGCCGGGTACGCCCAGAAGCACCCCGGGCGCACCGCCCGCGTCGTCCTCGACAGCAGCGGCGACCCGGACCCCGCGCGCGTCGAGCGCGGCTGGCTCGCGAACATGGCGCTTGGCGCCGAGGACCGCTTCCCGGATTTCGCCGCGTGGGCGGCGGACCCGGCGCGCGGGGCGGAGCGGCTCGCCGAGCGGCCCGCCCGGGTCCGTACCCGCGTGCTCGGCCTCGCCCGGGAACTCGACGCGCACCCGCGCGCCACCACGACCCCCGGACTCGCGCTCACCGGCGGCATGCTCCTCCAGGCGCTCCAGACCGCGCTCTACGACGACGCGGCCTTCCCGGAGTTCGCCGGCCTCGTGCGCGCCGCCGACGCCACGACGGCGGGACCGGTCGTTCTCCCTCCGTCCCTCGCGCAGCCCATGTCGCAGCAGGACGCGGCCGTCACCATCAGCGTGATCTGCAACGACGTCGACTGGCCCGGCTCGGTCGCGGACCACGCCCGGGGCGTCGCCGAGGACCGCGCGCGGTACCCGCTCACCGGGGGCATGCCCGTGAACATCACGCCGTGCTCGTACTGGAAGAACGAGCCCGCCGAGCCGCCGGCGCGGATCACGGACGAGGGGCCGTCGAACATCCTCATGGTGCAGAACCTCCGCGACCCCGCGACGCCCTACGCCGGTGCGCTGCGCATGCGCGCGGCCCTGGGACGCAAGGCGCGGCTCGTGTCCGTGGACAGCGGGGGGCACGGCTCGTACCTGGGGACGGGCAACGCCTGTGGGGACGCGGCGGTGACGGCGTTCCTCGTCGACGGGGTGCGGCCCGACCGTGACATCGCGTGCCCCTGA
- a CDS encoding MFS transporter encodes MPELSHRRRMAVLAICCMSLLIVSLDNTVLNVALPDLQKEFDASVSGLQWTIDAYTLVIASLLMLSGSTADRVGRRRVFRIGLIVFTVGSALCSIAPNLGLLVVFRMVQAVGGSMLNPVAMSIITNTFTDPRERARAIGVWGGVVGLSMAAGPLIGGVLVDTVGWRSIFWLNLPIGVAALILLSLFVPESRAPHGRRPDPVGQILVIVLLAALTFGIIEAPDAGLTSPLVLGCAVLAVLAVALLVPYELRRPEPLIDPRFFRSLPFSGATVIAVCGFAALGGFLFLSTLYLQNVRHYSALHAGLWMLPMAAVTFVSAPLSGRLVGSRGTRVPLLIAGLGMTASGVLFAAFDGQTHTVTLVVAFVLFGLGFGFVNAPITNTAVSGMPRAQAGVAAAVASTSRQTGSALGVALLGAILASGITPQRYEATFTDAARPAWWVLTGCGAAVLVLGLVSSGRRAKESAVRAAARLEEAGHVPVAAKR; translated from the coding sequence ATGCCCGAGCTGAGTCACCGGCGGCGCATGGCCGTCCTCGCCATCTGCTGCATGAGCCTTCTGATCGTCTCCCTGGACAACACCGTCCTCAATGTCGCCCTCCCCGACCTGCAAAAGGAGTTCGACGCGAGCGTCTCGGGGCTCCAGTGGACGATCGACGCGTACACGCTCGTCATCGCCTCGCTGCTCATGCTCTCCGGCTCGACGGCGGACCGCGTCGGCCGCCGCCGCGTCTTCCGCATCGGCCTGATCGTCTTCACGGTCGGTTCGGCACTCTGCTCGATCGCCCCGAACCTGGGGCTGCTCGTCGTCTTCCGCATGGTGCAGGCCGTCGGCGGATCGATGCTCAACCCGGTCGCGATGTCGATCATCACGAACACCTTCACGGACCCGCGCGAGCGCGCCCGCGCGATCGGCGTGTGGGGCGGCGTCGTCGGCCTCTCGATGGCGGCGGGCCCGCTCATCGGCGGGGTGCTCGTCGACACCGTCGGCTGGCGCTCGATCTTCTGGCTCAACCTCCCCATCGGCGTCGCCGCGCTCATCCTCCTGTCGCTGTTCGTGCCCGAGTCGCGCGCCCCGCACGGGCGCCGCCCCGACCCGGTCGGGCAGATCCTCGTCATCGTGCTCCTCGCCGCGCTCACGTTCGGCATCATCGAGGCCCCCGACGCGGGCCTCACCTCGCCGCTCGTGCTCGGCTGCGCCGTGCTCGCCGTCCTCGCGGTCGCCCTGCTCGTCCCGTACGAGCTGCGCAGGCCCGAGCCGCTCATCGACCCGCGCTTCTTCCGCAGCCTGCCCTTCAGCGGCGCGACCGTGATCGCCGTGTGCGGCTTCGCGGCGCTCGGCGGCTTCCTCTTCCTCTCGACGCTCTACCTCCAGAACGTCCGCCACTACAGCGCGCTGCACGCCGGGCTGTGGATGCTCCCGATGGCCGCCGTGACCTTCGTGAGCGCGCCGCTGTCCGGGCGGCTCGTCGGCTCGCGCGGCACGCGGGTGCCGCTGCTGATCGCGGGGCTCGGGATGACCGCGAGCGGGGTCCTCTTCGCGGCCTTCGACGGGCAGACCCACACCGTGACCCTCGTCGTCGCCTTCGTCCTCTTCGGCCTCGGCTTCGGCTTCGTCAACGCGCCCATCACCAACACGGCCGTCTCCGGGATGCCCCGCGCGCAGGCCGGGGTCGCCGCCGCCGTCGCCTCCACGAGCCGCCAGACCGGCTCGGCGCTCGGCGTCGCGCTCCTCGGCGCGATCCTCGCCTCGGGCATCACACCGCAGCGGTACGAGGCGACCTTCACGGACGCCGCGCGCCCGGCGTGGTGGGTCCTCACCGGGTGCGGAGCGGCCGTCCTGGTCCTGGGCCTCGTGTCCTCGGGACGGCGGGCCAAGGAGAGCGCGGTGCGGGCGGCGGCACGACTCGAAGAGGCGGGACACGTCCCGGTGGCGGCCAAGCGCTAG